The following are encoded together in the Synchiropus splendidus isolate RoL2022-P1 chromosome 7, RoL_Sspl_1.0, whole genome shotgun sequence genome:
- the LOC128762930 gene encoding uncharacterized protein C22orf15 isoform X2, translating to MFVSVLFGDDRVEMFNLDCRLMHFVRHVKERCGVEPSERVELMDRRGALMNLEERQNSPEVTSSLLAETQLYVLLRVCRDETTGGPKYESLLKSSQAHPELLELLRKLSHSRQRDRKSTSVRRRIRRPHVTGNKPQSSKKNMK from the exons atgTTTGTCAGCGTCCTGTTTGGAG ACGACAGAGTGGAGATGTTCAACCTGGACTGCAGACTGATGCACTTTGTCAGGCATGTGAAGGAGAGATGTGGAGTGGAGCCCAGCG AGAGGGTGGAGCTGATGGACCGCAGGGGGGCGCTGATGAacctggaggagaggcagaATAGTCCGGAAGTGACCAGCAGCCTTCTGGCTGAGACTCAGCTCTACGTCCTGCTGCGAGTCTGCA gAGATGAAACCACAGGAGGGCCCAAATatgagtctctgctgaagtcCAGCCAAGCACACCCGGAGCTGCTCG AGCTTCTGAGGAAACTGTCACACAGCAGGCAGCGAGACAGGAAGTCCACGTCTGTGAGGAGGAGAATCAGGAGGCCGCACGTCACTGGAAATAAACCACAGAGCAGCAAGAAGAATATGAAATGA
- the upb1 gene encoding beta-ureidopropionase: MSACEFESLERSLEAHLPEAELKEVKRILFGKETRQLDLPPCAAAAASERNFELKGYKFDAAVEQLRPPRRVRVGLIQNHIVLPTDRPVLDQVAAMHGRIAEMVEVAAMCGVNIVCFQETWTMPFAFCTREKEPWTEFAESAEEGSTTRFCQELARKYNMVIVSPILEREALHDTLWNTAVVISNSGHVLGKSRKNHIPRVGDFNESTYYMEGDTGHAVFQTQFGKIAINICYGRHHPLNWFMYSMNGAEIIFNPSATVGSLSEPMWPIEARNAAIANHCFTCAINRVGTERFESEFTSGDGKKAHHDFGHFYGSSYVAGPDGSRTPGLSRTRDGLLVVDLDLNLNRQISDKWSFKMTGRYQEYAEELTRAVGQDFKPNVIKE; this comes from the exons ATGTCCGCCTGCGAGTTCGAATCCCTGGAGAGGAGTCTGGAGGCTCACCTGCCCGAGGCCgagctgaaggaggtgaagCGCATTCTGTTCGGGAAGGAAACTCG CCAGCTGGATCTTCCACCATGTGCTGCGGCAGCAGCGTCAGAGCGCAACTTCGAGCTGAAAGGCTACAAGTTCGACGCTGCTGTGGAGCAGCTCCGGCCTCCCAGGAGGGTCCGTGTGGGTCTCATCCAGAACCACATAGTGCTGCCCACCGACCGCCCCGTCCTGGACCAGGTGGCCGCCATGCACGGCCGCATCGCTGAGATGGTGGAGGTGGCCGCCATGTGTGGCGTCAACATCGTCTGCTTCCAGGAGACCTGGA CCATGCCCTTCGCCTTCTGCACCCGAGAGAAGGAGCCCTGGACGGAGTTCGCCGAGTCAGCAGAAGAAGGGAGCACCACCCGCTTCTGTCAGGAG CTGGCTAGAAAATACAACATGGTGATAGTCTCGCCGATTCTGGAGCGAGAGGCGCTTCATGACACCCTGTGGAACACCGCCGTGGTCATCTCCAACTCTGGTCACGTGCTGGGCAAGAGCCGGAAGAACCACATCCCCAGGGTGGGGGACTTTAATGAG TCCACCTACTACATGGAGGGCGACACCGGACACGCCGTCTTCCAGACGCAGTTCGGAAAGATCGCCATCAACATCTGCTACGGTCGCCATCATCCGCTCAACTGGTTCATGTACAGCATGAACGGCGCCGAAATCATCTTCAACCCCTCCGCCACGGTTGGGTCCCTCAG CGAACCCATGTGGCCGATAGAAGCACGGAACGCAGCGATCGCCAACCACTGTTTCACCTGCGCCATCAACCGCGTGGGGACG GAGCGGTTTGAAAGTGAGTTCACCTCTGGTGATGGAAAAAAAG CGCACCATGATTTCGGACACTTCTATGGATCCAGTTATGTCGCCGGACCCGACGGGAGTCGCACCCCGGGTCTCTCCAGAACCCGTGATGGACTCCTGGTGGTGGACTTGGACCTCAACCTAAACCGACAGATCAGCGATAAGTGGAGTTTTAAG ATGACTGGGAGATACCAGGAGTACGCGGAGGAACTGACCCGGGCCGTTGGCCAGGACTTCAAACCCAACGTGATCAAAGAATAG
- the LOC128762930 gene encoding uncharacterized protein C22orf15 isoform X1 encodes MPSLLCSSHFRSSHVCQRPVWRFVLSREGVAQFQTAGVLLFSDDRVEMFNLDCRLMHFVRHVKERCGVEPSERVELMDRRGALMNLEERQNSPEVTSSLLAETQLYVLLRVCRDETTGGPKYESLLKSSQAHPELLELLRKLSHSRQRDRKSTSVRRRIRRPHVTGNKPQSSKKNMK; translated from the exons ATGCCAAGTCTTCTGTGTAGCAGtcacttcaggagcagccatgTTTGTCAGCGTCCTGTTTGGAGGTTCGTCTTGAGTCGGGAAGGAGTGGCTCAGTTTCAAACCGCTGGTGTCTTGCTCTTCTCAGACGACAGAGTGGAGATGTTCAACCTGGACTGCAGACTGATGCACTTTGTCAGGCATGTGAAGGAGAGATGTGGAGTGGAGCCCAGCG AGAGGGTGGAGCTGATGGACCGCAGGGGGGCGCTGATGAacctggaggagaggcagaATAGTCCGGAAGTGACCAGCAGCCTTCTGGCTGAGACTCAGCTCTACGTCCTGCTGCGAGTCTGCA gAGATGAAACCACAGGAGGGCCCAAATatgagtctctgctgaagtcCAGCCAAGCACACCCGGAGCTGCTCG AGCTTCTGAGGAAACTGTCACACAGCAGGCAGCGAGACAGGAAGTCCACGTCTGTGAGGAGGAGAATCAGGAGGCCGCACGTCACTGGAAATAAACCACAGAGCAGCAAGAAGAATATGAAATGA